The Pieris rapae chromosome 5, ilPieRapa1.1, whole genome shotgun sequence DNA window tctgtaattatttttttgcgttCTTACGTTATATAtccttattagtaaattaggtttaaTTAGTCATAGCTTAAGACTTTACTACTACTAGACTAGTTTAAGACACATACGTATAAAACTCGGGTACGAAATACTAATAGTCAAAATCTCATTTTCTCGgacataaatattcaaattactaatctaataaaattctcgtgtcgcggtgtttgtggttaaactgcTCCGAAtcggctttcccgattctcatgaaattttgtgtgcatattgggtaggtctgagaatcggacaacatctatttttcatccccctaaatgttaagggtaatccaaccttaaattttttttttcaattttagataaaaacaatttttttttattttatgatacagcataagtaaatacatataaccctgaattttcaaccctttacaATCTAAATCAATTCacagaacaacctaaaaaggtttcattccggaaaaccaaACAGTCTCTGgaatagcatagcaaaatgttccatgttggtatgtactttTAGCCTACCACGAAACGAaattcgcgggggcagctagtaaataataaatctatagatatttatgaattacTGATAACATTATCAGTCATTAAACCAGTCGGCCATGGACGTTCGAACCggtattatgtattaacaaaaactttaaataaattataagcaaaataataaacatgtttgattataaatatttaagtgtgAAACATCTCAAGGGGTTCAATAATTATAAGGTAtgtattgataatatatagTCTCATTTGTGCCGTTAAATTTGATTGTGCCTCTGCCCCCAAACGTAGCAATCAACCTAGTCTTGCTTTCTTGCCTTTTTAGCTTAACGTGTCCATTTTTGGATAACGGCTTCTATATTGTACCAAATGTGTActgcaaatatatttgttcGTTTCGATCCAACGAACATTTTTACTGTCTATGAAAGGTGTTTTGAGAGTCAGAAGATGTTCAGGTCAGAGTTAGAACTAATTAAATACCACTTTGAAGAATTGcacattgttaaatttaatttactatctTGAATCAAATAGATTGCGTGAAAAGATTAAACGTATGACCTAATTATAACAGTTTTATCAACAAACTGCCAATACTACAGCGACTAAATGAAAAGTGTTAATTTGTGTGagtaagggcctgtttcacaatgtccggataagttccaaataagctatttgttacttattggtagaataaatagtatttttgcgtttcacgactgtcagatagcgctatacgtcatgaaattcgaagtatcttatttggaacttttatctttcgaataatttatgtgttgcatagctatttggcactttatccatacttGTGAAACAccctaaaattttatatttattcagtgGCACTACAGCACATAAGTGGCCTCAGATTGCAACACTTTGATTATTCGTTTTTCCCAGTCAGGTGATCAGTCTTTTGACACAATCCGTTGTTTTTAAGGTCTGAGGCATGCTggattcctcacgatgttttccttgtGCAAGCGAGTGTTAGATGACCACTAAGCCGGACATGATGATCAGGGTCATAACCGTATTAGGAAACATagccttttttatatatcttaaataataacactCGCTGCAACAATGAAGAAAACTGTGTGGAAACTGGTATGTCTTAGAACTGAAAGTCGGATACAGAACCACCAATTGCCTATGAAAAAGAAGTAAtaaacagatggcgctgttcCCACCAagtttacttattaataaaaccttttaaaacaatacgAAATTGTTTGACTAAATTGCGCTGTTTTAGTCAGTAAAACTGAACTTTTATTTGaactcaataaaaatacatttttttaaattggtactCTCTTATCCTTAGGCGAGAGATATCCAGTAATCACACGTATTTTTTCAGTACAGCGCAATCGACACAAGTCCACTCAGCAAATATGTGATGCACCCAACATGGAACACCCTGGTAAAGGTAATGTCTAGTCTATGATCTATGGACGTTTATAATCtagctttaaaattatcattaggTATATTACCTCGTAATTATTGTAAGGAATCCctgttttttattcaaacctaaaataataatctttacaaaatataagctgaaaattttatagattagAATTAtagataagaaatattttttagaattatacacaattatgaataaataaataaattgtgttttcttttttcttaaacATTATAGGCCTCCTCCGATTGGTTCCATCTCTATTTCTCTCTTTCTCatcattaatattactatattgtaaatacactTATAACGCCATCTCCtacacttattttttttttaagtaacataattattaaaaaaatctcccCTGTGTTCAGATTGTGCCCAGATGGGTGGCTCCGAACCTCCTCACCTTCGCTGGTTTCCTCTGCATGCTGGTAAATGTAGTATTGCTGACGATATACGACTATGACTTAACAGCATCAGCTGATGGCGCCCAAGGTTTACCCAGGGGCATATTTACCCTTTGTGgggttttattgtttttagctTATCACTtaggtaattataattataattctttcaacaattattatatatacaaatgacTATATAAAAGGGTTGTGTTAGGaccttatacatattaattcataataacatattaatatcttaattaatttaattaaataattctcgTTTTCATATATTTGCATATAATTCTTCAAATTCAAACtttgtattaaacaaaaacatcttgaggaaaCTGATTTGTGTTAGACACAACGAcgcgtgtgtcaggcaaagATGCCTGatttacttgcctattagactgACAACTGATCATAACACTGGTACAGAattctgaggcccagacccaAGCCTGGTGAcactgatttaattattatttgaaagaaatatatttttttatctagatGGCATAGATGGCAAACAGGCAAGACGAATCGGTGTTTCTGGTCCTCTCGGAGAGATGTTTGACCATGGAATAGACTCCTATATTGTCTTTCTGATACCCTTCTGTCTCTTCTCCGTGTTTGGACGTGATAGGTACTCTATACCAGAGTTCAGGTAAtacagttattataaaaactagtaagtttaaaatgtacataattcGATATATTTACCGTAgtataagtaagtaagtatttCCAAATTCGACTTAGTATCTTTAAGAGAAaagcaattttataataatactagcggatccgacagacgttgtcctgtctacacgtctttaatttcaaaatttcaaattttaataatagaccagtgtcgataatttttgaaaccaaaaaaaattacagtaggattaaacccattagaaatgcaggggaatatgatcaaaatgaaaggaaaaataaattacggtcgatccgagttcgggaagtgggaggggggtgacttttaagggggaaaaattgtttttcttgatttccggcgaaactaccagtcctatggaaaaaagttaaatggcaaagttgtaggtcataaaaagatctacaacttttgtatttacaattttttcacataacctcaaaatttaggtgaaaaattcaaaaaaccaagtttttggtttattatttatatctttttttaaaagttttttttttctacgaaatttggtgaaaacttaccttattatgtcccaaatatactgtaatttatttgattaaaaatatttattttttcgcctgattttaacttaatatcaaaaaagcaccctaattttcaatcgaaaattctgacgtcaaaatttcagcttttttcaaaaagtttgggggcttgttgttcgttgaaatatctactttctgatggtgtaaaaaaaattatacattaccataggaaatattattagaaaatgcaaaaaattgaaaaaacctcaaattcgaaaattttcttttaattatgtacaattttgaggtatttattaaaatttacactttaattactcaaaaaacgtaagatttcatgcttcattgataaacgaaaaaattgcaaattaaaatatacttctataattaacaaacaaataagttaataaagttaatatttaataagacatctacaatattttgaaaaagttgtaggatcttctgtaaataatatttgtagatgcctatttattgctgttttaagataatttatatacctgagtgaccttcggtgaattttgaatttttctttgaataaagtaaatttctcacaaatcacttagagtaactcagcctgcaggtgtatttttaaaaacgatgttgtacactactctgtGTGGctcacagccagggatcgaacctacgatctcaagGATAAAATTCGCATGCTGAAAGTCCAGgtttaaacctttaaaaattaataacagttaattattataataattcaaaccttaccattaaaaatttaataaattgtgtgtCATATTGAATACATTATCAGTGTTTATTTGTCACAGGTAGCCAGTATAATATTTCTGGTGGCAGGTGTGAATGGCCCAGAAGTATACAAAACCTATGTTTATGGAGAATTAACGTTCGTTCAGGGTCTGGAGCTGGCAATCCACACGACTGGACTCTTCACAACATTACCCGTCGctgtttataatgtttatctgtatgtctgtatattttaatataattagggCCTGttacacaatgtatggataaagtaccaaatagctatgcaacacataaattattcgaaagataaaagtttcaaataagatacttcgaatttcatgacgtatagcgctatctgacagtcgtgaaacggaaaaatactatttatcataccaataagtaacaaatagcttatttggaacttatccggacattgtgaaacaggcccttaatgtagttattaatacatatagtaCCTAATCGTTTCACAACTGAGGCTTTTTAAAGCAGTTTtttccgcgcaccaccactacaTGGAAACAGTTgcgcactgaagtatttccgaaccaattcgactcgCGACGCCTCTGgcgttgagagtgtccatgggcggtgaataaaataaatacaggtcaattattgtatagttaGTATACctgttcctcacatatttacaaatatcgaagccgtgagataaaaataaaataattatattttgtagtattttaaaaaaatacaaaaatatctaaagTTAGGTCAACAACCAATTTGATTTTGTCAAGGTTAGCTAAGTTCAGAAATACCACCATGGAACGATTACAAACTGGTAGTGGTATTAGAATAAGTAACctttaaaccattttttttattctaaatagcGTTTTTGTTTTGGATAATCTTACAAGCAATTGTTACACGAAGAAGAAGTGccttcattttaaattgtttcaatacaaatttaataattaccttTATCAGCAGTAGGCGTGTAATAGGAGAACAAACTTActgtgggaacaacacgcaaacaCGTATTAAAGCTGAATCCAGGAAGAAATAATTaacgtattatattttgaatactgGCAACATTTAAACTCTGGgcatcaaatttaatttgatcgtTTGTGTTTTCTACACACACTGGCCAAGACATTTTTCATTCAggctttttttagttttataagcgatTTTTTAGTTGGAATTATGACTCGAGAGTATAGAtgtaggcactctcttcacGGGTTTGGTCAATAATTGGtctacagccggggatcgaacctacgacaggGATAAAACGCTGAAACCGCTAAGCTATGCTCTATTACTATCTGCTGCTATATttgttgaatatatataaacataattagcatatttatatgtctacacacaaatatacagttatGTTCATCTcacctaataataaaaaaatgtgtgtgtacttaaatacacgcgttagaagttatacttctttggcgtgtggaaaaatataactaaaatacagTAGTGCTTAACgatgactattaaaattaatcaaaaagattttatttaaataaataaattattagtaaatactatcaccgtcgtatatgaatgtaatttaaaatcaccaaaataaaatttatttattcacactgtttaattgtactgttacgaaacacgtgttctaaatataaaaatactagaataacttgaacatagttagtGTCCATGCCACATGACCttactttacgatgtcgaatttaggtgttggtgaaAATTCattctcatcatttttctccatcgcgccaaaagaagtattaaCTATTAAGTAGTAACttcaaaattgaaaaatagaaaattaaaacaaatttaaatagtttgtatatattgtgtactatatgtttatatataaatattttttctaggTCGTACAAGAAACGGACGGGTAAAATGCATCCATTAGTCGATGCTTTGAGACCCTTATGGCCCATGTTGATAATGACAAGTCTTATGACGACGTGGGCTGCTAGCAGTGATATAATGATGCGGGATTTGAGGGCGTTCCTGATGCTCTTCGGAACTCTTTTCAGCAATATTGCGGTACTGAGTTAATTACGTGGGTTACTAAGTAAGCTTACATGGACAAGGGGCTTAGTTgccagatgttaagtgatataatatattccacTAAAACCAAATTTTCGTCGTAGTTATTTAGTACATACGTACTTAACACAAATGTCACGAATTTTAGGTTTTCCGCCCAAACGATTTATTCATCTATTTCCTGtagttttactaaaaaaaaacattatttttatttactatatatatacctttACGCGCAAAAGAAATTCTGGAAGACCAAGACTTCTTTACTTacactattaatttttactattattaatatgacatagttttttctttttttgcgtATGTGGCGCAAACTAACTGTTGTGGTCTCTGGAAGAATGACTAACGCTGTGGAACGTCTGCTCTCCAGCATCATGCTTAACCAGTTAcaaccacaacacacacacataacacACATAAAATGACCTAATtccttttgtctttttttattatcttttctgtgtgtgtgttagtTTTCAACGTTTGTTACATAATGTCTGAACATATGCaagctgcccatggacactcaatgccagaaggctcgcgagtgcgttgtcgtaATTCTGCAAGCTTTTTTCAACCGTAAacaatataacttatatttccgtcaataatataaaactgcaatgatttatttttaataccacACTAATGTAACAACTGTACGAAAATCCATTAGTTTTTCAGTTAATCATGTCTCACGGGCGCGGCCGGAaagcttaattttatataaccatcgtaaaacttttttgtttagatttttttggcTCAAATctcaataatattgttttattttataatgaatatattaaaattattttataattaagaataatacagcgtaaatataatttcatagatAGAATAAGGAGTAGGTAAGGTATCTCTGTgccgctacaacctttttaggtctcgacctcagatttctgtatctgtttcatgatttctcaacctaataggcaagtaggtgatctgcttctcctgacacacgccgtcgacttacGAGACGAACTGATCGAACTGTCATTTTCGTACATAggactattttttaattaatttctatccacatacaccgatcccacctaccatggatagcttgtatcgacagatagcTATTataatccgtcgattggttattggcacacttttagcaatatttgtattatgatGTCTATCTCGGGCTTGGGCGTTAAATACAATCACAATTTCAGAGTCGTCTCATAGTTGCCGAGATGAGTGATCAATGCTGCGACACAATTTCATGGTTAAATATACCTTTGGCGTTTGGAATTGGACTGGCGATACAACTACCTGGCTACGAACTGGCCATTTTGTATATTCTGACAGCTTTTACCATCAGCGCTCATATACACTACGGCGTTTGTGTGGTAAGTCTCATTCTAGACGATCTTTCTGtatgacatttgacatttgaGTGTGGACCTGAATGTCTTTCTCTCTCTTTTAAAAGCATGAGCTCCGGTAGAAGATGAAGAATCGACGAGGTAATAGATTAGGTAATTATCCCTATACGACATATTATTTCCTACCAAGAAACAGTCGTATGTATATCTTTGAAATTTTAGTACTTCTTCTCCTCTGGGCACTCACTGCTTTCGTGATGAACACAGACCTGATGTGACACTGATGATAGAGTTCCATCTGTGCGATCTCCTAGGTGAATGGCGAGGCAGCGCCCAAAATTTGTGATACCTGGTTGGTTCACAGTGGTTTCGTCTACTTGGTCccatccccccccccccctttttACggttattaagtttttaatatgtttcctggcaatgtaaaaaaataggaTAGATATATTAGTCTTTTCTTTAACTAgtctaaaaaaatcttattttttctaCTAGGAGGTAAGAAGTTGTAATATGtctatttaaatgattttttttgcatttcttCCAGGTCCGCCAAATGTGTGATCACTTCAAAATACAATGCTTCAGAGTACCCAAAGACAAgagaaaatagaaattaattaggaattccatatttaaatatatttaattaaaaccaatattgtcttagttattatattttaagggtTAAAAACAAGATTAAATTATGCATTTAGACGGtcaaatatcataaaattaagtaacgCGTTTAAATCCGGTAGTGATGTCTCCAACCTGCTGCCCGAAGATCCAGCTAGCATCAGGTAAAATATGACACCATAGCACAATctaatacacaaaataatatgtaattcaaTAGAGAATAGCAAAAAATGAGCAACCACACATCGCGGAATGGTTACTAGAACCGCCTCTTAAACGAGAGGGACCGAGATAGATATAGTGTCCCATTTCGTATCGGAGCTACGTCTTTAAATTACACGTTCTCATAGCCTTGTAGTCGACACATTGCACACAGAACGCTGAAACATCCATATACTCTCATTGAATTATAAACCGTAATACATAGGTGCAAagcttagttttaaataaattatattgcacTTACGACGTTACGTAGCCAAGGTGAAATTTAGTAACGGGGGGTGTTCGACATGGACACCAAAGTCGGGTTTAGAATTTCAGTACGGTTTGAGATAGCTACGGGGAGCTTTGTTAGTTCGATTGTTGACGATTTTTTTACGTTCGTAACAAATTTAAGTTGAAAACCGGTTTTTTTGTGTGTGACGATATTTTGTAGTGCGCCGTTTTAGGTAAGTGTGGTGAAATTGAACTGGTGTGGAACTGGGCATGTTTTTTGATGCATGCGATGGTTGCAAATGAGTTAATTTATCGAATGCGGGAATGCAGACATTAAGAATTgaggtaaaatttaaaacaaatacatatgtgGTGTAAACatgaactaaattaataaacacaataaataaaaccatactTGTTTGCGACATATATTTCACTTTAAATCTAGGCTAGAATATTTAGAATCGAGGCTTTGCGGGAACTATGACTTCTGTATGTCAAAATACAAAACGCTTTGACACACTCATGTGTAACAATAAACTACTTTTTAATTCTTCAAACTTTGAGAGTGgtaattcgaaatttgaaatagAATTCAAGACATTcttattagaaaatcgaaGTGCTATAAGGGTCTTAAGTCCTGGTATATTTTGAGAAATGATTTATGTGCCTCCCTGGCTCAGTGGTTACGCGTATAACGATGGTCCTGTTTCGATTCCCGGCGCTGGGTAGGATTAATTTGCCAAATGTGTCCGCCCATACCCCATACAACTGGaaggtttttaattgtaatcttGACATCTATGATGATGTTTATCCAGAGGAATAATGATTAATGGCCGAAGGCATCGACGGAATCGGGATATAATTTCCGACGCGGGAGTGAAAGAGAAACACACAATCACGCACAATACACAAAATCTATAATGAAAATCGAAGAGGCTAAAACAACTGGatcaataaagtattttattgtcaGGATTTTTATAGAGAGTTgagaaaatgaaacaaaaattaagatGTAAATTTGTCGTTTTACCTTAAAACAGCTCCAATTCAAATTtttctacatattttcatCACTCAGAATGCCGTGCCTTGAAATAATGTGGTGGCGAACGTTTTCAGcccaaagaaattaattaaaacatcgtTTGCGCAATAAATGAAAGAAGGTACAAATTGACTTTAACAAAAGGCCaagaatagaaaaataatttaaaaaacttaacctaaacctaaatGTTCACTGGTATTAAGGTCCCAgtatgtaaaagaaaaaacttggcgatcaaaaagagtggtggagagtttattgccagttcttctcttccgttctacgcccttgatttgagaactggcagtaattgtaaatttacaattaatttaatttttttgacgttcataagtgttgtttacctatatgcaTAAAGATATTTTCATGTTCATTATTCCGCAAAATCGAACCGTCTCTATGGGAAAATGTTCAACATGTTTTGtagctactaaaaaggtaggaaTAAACAATCATATTAAATCGAAACGAAGTAACGAAAGAAGATCTACAGTAAGTATGTTAGcgacaaaaataatttgtggTTTTTCATTTCAATCTCACATAAAAtgccttaataaaaaatatttattcaaaatactaACTAATTACATTCTAAATTCTCaccattaattataaatgacattacaattgtttgttaattaagtCACGGCTTATGTATGGAAAACGTTCTACCTTCTCTCACTCCTCTCTTGaccataaaactaaaaatatattttgtacccTAGACATTTTCTTGGCAACAAAAAATGGCTTCACTACACGTTGAAACTACCTTGTACCTTTTTAGGcttgagcctcagatttctgtatatattttacggttgtcatctaataggcaagctGATAAGCCTTTTGTGCCCGACTTGTCGACGTTTTGAGTGTATGTTACAATTTTACGATGTAAACTCAAGAactcgacggcgtgtgtcagccaCAGAAAGCTCTTTGCTTATTGAGATACAGTTATCTCTCTAGtagtcaattttaaataatattacaaatattttgttatttaactgTTAGGTCTTGCAAAAGCCACAGAGATCTTCTGGTCATTTCATTtgcaaattgtttttaagtacAGTAAACTAAAGTCGTTAATGTCGGGCATTTCCATTGGTGAACTTCGACCTGAGATGGGAGTCGTACGCTAGAGCCACTATTCCACCACTGCTGTATTGTAATTAGCACTACCAGCTGGGTCTAGGTTAGATATATCTGTTTAGTTTTTCCCGCGCACccccactttgtggaaccagctgccgactggagtatttccgaaccaattcgtcttagggtccttcaagaaatgagcgtaccaattcttaaaagaccggcaacggcaactcgcgagccctctggcattgagagtgtccatgggcggctgtatcacttaacatcaggtgagcctcctgcccgtttgtcccctgttctataaaaaaaaatctgtaatcTCAATAAGCAGTGCCTATTATATTGACATTCATGAAATAAATCTGAGGTCTAGACCTAAAGAGCttgtatcattttaaataacagaaCTATTTTCTTAGTTATTACAGGCCGACAAAGTGAAATATCAATGTAGAATTTACACgaaatgttttacaaatacaCAGTATTTGGCAAACGACAGATCgtaactaaaaaaactaaaacacggttgttttaaaaacattgtttcgcatttttttgtgttgtttATCATTGAGTTAAACATTTAACCGTTGACAATGTATAGTACATTTAGATATTTCGGAATTGTCAGGGTTTGAACAAAAGGAAATGAAACGGGCAGGACTCTCAAATTGatagaaggctcgcaagttaagaattggtacgccctTGAAGGAttctaacgcccgaacccaataattaatccacaatctcataTTTgtatctgagatcagaccgtgacagtcaatcgatctcctatctgcatcccaataaccaaacactACGAAGATAACcgtttttggcgacggattgaatgcaatctcttcgctctttacactcacgtatttgataatcaatataaaccaaataaagtaaataaaaattgtgttaaaatatacGTCTGTGTTGAAAACAtatcacatattttaatttttttaaaaactggtgtaagttaa harbors:
- the LOC110996800 gene encoding ethanolaminephosphotransferase 1 translates to MFDYKYLSVKHLKGFNNYKYSAIDTSPLSKYVMHPTWNTLVKIVPRWVAPNLLTFAGFLCMLVNVVLLTIYDYDLTASADGAQGLPRGIFTLCGVLLFLAYHLDGIDGKQARRIGVSGPLGEMFDHGIDSYIVFLIPFCLFSVFGRDRYSIPEFSITRDRTYDLKDKIRMLKVQVASIIFLVAGVNGPEVYKTYVYGELTFVQGLELAIHTTGLFTTLPVAVYNVYLSYKKRTGKMHPLVDALRPLWPMLIMTSLMTTWAASSDIMMRDLRAFLMLFGTLFSNIASRLIVAEMSDQCCDTISWLNIPLAFGIGLAIQLPGYELAILYILTAFTISAHIHYGVCVVRQMCDHFKIQCFRVPKDKRK